One window of Solwaraspora sp. WMMA2056 genomic DNA carries:
- a CDS encoding RHS repeat-associated core domain-containing protein, giving the protein MRSFTDTADGTPVTTVHYYDDDGDNPAWTQENVDTWTRIVAGVSGMGGIWNSDNGQVTWRLANLHGDMVATILPDDAGLSATTDASEYGTPRNPDAIGSERYGWLGAKQRATDPATGLILMGVRLYNTTAGRFLTVDPVYGGSCNAYEYVCGDPVNSFDLDGRNCRTWKWVITSSCRPSGSHRETIHAHVSLAAWVVPGGAAYKGARFAYKFGKASWKAKKRFTKAKWKNCRSGWQNCARKASSGIGKAAFQAYFGGDWDNAKTAGRFWRDSTHDNRAKAQNVICGSLYNLTRGMSRTSCPMRKYRRNWRW; this is encoded by the coding sequence GTGCGGTCGTTCACCGACACCGCTGACGGCACGCCGGTGACGACGGTGCATTACTACGACGACGACGGGGACAACCCGGCCTGGACCCAGGAGAACGTCGACACCTGGACGCGGATCGTGGCCGGTGTGTCGGGGATGGGTGGTATCTGGAACAGCGACAACGGGCAGGTGACGTGGCGGTTGGCCAACCTGCACGGCGACATGGTCGCCACCATCCTCCCCGACGATGCCGGTCTGTCGGCCACCACGGATGCCAGCGAGTACGGCACCCCCCGTAACCCCGACGCCATCGGCAGCGAACGCTACGGCTGGCTGGGCGCGAAACAACGCGCCACCGACCCCGCCACCGGCCTGATCCTGATGGGCGTCCGCCTCTACAACACGACCGCCGGACGCTTCCTCACCGTCGACCCTGTGTATGGCGGCAGTTGCAATGCCTACGAGTACGTGTGTGGCGACCCGGTGAATTCATTCGATTTGGACGGACGTAATTGTCGAACCTGGAAATGGGTAATAACCTCGTCCTGTCGTCCGTCCGGCAGTCACCGCGAGACGATCCATGCTCATGTTTCTCTAGCTGCCTGGGTCGTTCCCGGTGGTGCTGCATATAAGGGCGCCCGGTTCGCCTATAAGTTCGGAAAGGCTTCCTGGAAGGCAAAGAAGAGATTCACGAAGGCGAAGTGGAAAAACTGCAGGTCGGGATGGCAGAATTGTGCAAGGAAAGCATCTTCGGGAATTGGAAAGGCTGCCTTCCAGGCGTATTTTGGCGGCGACTGGGATAATGCAAAAACTGCCGGTCGTTTCTGGAGGGATTCCACGCATGACAATCGCGCGAAAGCGCAGAATGTAATATGTGGGTCGCTTTACAACTTGACTCGAGGGATGTCGCGAACCTCGTGCCCGATGAGGAAATATAGGAGGAATTGGCGATGGTGA
- a CDS encoding NUDIX hydrolase, with product MGDATGGADGLLWGRTDDGTSPEQSDAHRWQVFGARTVYERRPWVSLDLVDVQPPGGERFEHHVVRLFRAAIGVVVDDRDQVLMLWRHRFVSDQWGWELPGGIVDDGESPAVAVAREVEEETGWRPTTMRHLISYQPMVGMIDSPHDVYYAEGATFINRPAASDEAGEVAWVPLASIRGLLDRNEILGSGSIVGLLHVLAFGVPKG from the coding sequence ATGGGCGATGCGACGGGTGGAGCCGATGGGCTGCTGTGGGGTCGGACCGACGACGGCACCAGCCCCGAGCAGTCCGATGCCCATCGCTGGCAGGTGTTCGGGGCGCGGACCGTGTATGAGCGGCGGCCGTGGGTCAGCCTTGACCTGGTCGACGTCCAGCCGCCCGGCGGCGAGCGGTTCGAGCATCACGTCGTACGGCTGTTTCGGGCTGCGATCGGCGTCGTTGTCGACGATCGGGACCAGGTGCTGATGCTGTGGCGGCACCGATTCGTGTCGGACCAGTGGGGCTGGGAGCTTCCCGGTGGCATCGTCGACGACGGCGAGAGCCCGGCGGTAGCCGTGGCCCGCGAGGTCGAGGAGGAAACCGGCTGGCGGCCGACGACCATGCGGCACCTGATCTCGTATCAGCCGATGGTCGGCATGATCGATTCGCCGCACGACGTCTACTACGCCGAGGGGGCGACGTTCATCAACCGGCCAGCGGCATCTGACGAAGCCGGCGAGGTCGCGTGGGTGCCACTCGCCAGTATCCGAGGGCTGCTGGACCGGAACGAGATCCTCGGCTCCGGCTCGATCGTCGGACTGCTACACGTGCTGGCGTTCGGCGTACCAAAGGGCTAG
- a CDS encoding XRE family transcriptional regulator codes for MNALKAARESRGWSQARLVHEIARRRAAAGAATATRASLKVYVSEWENGRRSVSDEYRAVLRAIFGLTDAELFGPTATPGETLDNAYSELAKRIEASKSVDVGLVGVLTQQTELFRSIDRQMGAPTLGDQMRTHVETLENALAYSVLPAARRPVARALAGAATLAGWQALDVGAVDRAWRCYELARRAAVEAASPALVAHAMGEQAYVLVDAGKPELARALILEALAVAERKAPARLLAWLHAAHAEFAAMLSDAPATHAALDRAAATLPSGAEMRDEEVAGIFLNEAHLTRWRGNAHALLGEGAAVEDLHAALAAMDGTFTRAEAGLRIGLAHAHLASGDLREAEQEARRARALASRTGSLRNQRRLNQLMTRITAVV; via the coding sequence ATGAACGCGCTCAAGGCAGCACGCGAGTCGCGCGGATGGTCGCAGGCACGGCTCGTTCATGAAATCGCTCGGCGGCGCGCCGCCGCTGGCGCAGCTACGGCCACGCGGGCAAGCCTCAAGGTCTACGTTTCCGAGTGGGAGAACGGTCGACGGTCGGTCAGCGACGAGTATCGCGCGGTCCTGCGAGCGATTTTCGGGCTGACCGACGCCGAGCTGTTCGGACCGACCGCAACGCCAGGCGAGACGCTGGACAACGCGTACTCCGAGTTGGCCAAGCGCATCGAGGCGTCCAAGTCGGTCGACGTCGGGTTGGTCGGCGTGCTGACGCAGCAGACCGAGCTCTTTCGCTCCATCGATCGCCAGATGGGCGCTCCCACGCTCGGCGATCAGATGCGCACCCACGTCGAGACGCTGGAGAATGCCCTGGCGTACTCCGTACTGCCGGCTGCGCGACGGCCCGTCGCGCGGGCGCTCGCCGGTGCCGCGACGCTGGCCGGCTGGCAGGCGCTCGACGTCGGCGCGGTCGACCGCGCCTGGCGCTGCTACGAGTTGGCGCGACGAGCAGCGGTCGAAGCCGCGAGCCCAGCACTGGTCGCGCACGCCATGGGCGAACAGGCGTACGTCCTGGTCGATGCCGGAAAGCCGGAGCTTGCCCGCGCGCTGATCCTGGAGGCGTTGGCCGTGGCCGAGCGGAAGGCCCCCGCCCGGCTGCTGGCTTGGCTGCATGCCGCCCACGCCGAGTTCGCCGCGATGCTGTCGGACGCACCGGCAACCCACGCCGCACTCGACCGGGCCGCCGCGACACTGCCGAGCGGTGCGGAAATGCGAGACGAGGAGGTCGCCGGAATCTTCCTCAACGAGGCCCACCTGACCCGCTGGCGCGGTAACGCCCATGCCCTACTGGGTGAAGGCGCAGCGGTCGAAGACCTGCATGCCGCCCTCGCCGCGATGGACGGCACCTTCACTCGCGCCGAGGCCGGTCTCCGGATCGGTCTCGCTCATGCCCACCTGGCCAGCGGCGACCTGCGCGAAGCCGAGCAGGAAGCACGACGTGCGCGGGCGCTGGCCAGCCGGACCGGATCGCTGAGGAACCAGCGACGCCTCAACCAACTGATGACCCGAATCACCGCAGTTGTCTAG